One genomic window of Diospyros lotus cultivar Yz01 chromosome 8, ASM1463336v1, whole genome shotgun sequence includes the following:
- the LOC127807229 gene encoding ergosterol biosynthetic protein 28, producing MEMLGWWLMLVGSLRLASVWFGFFDIWALQRAVFSKTTMTEIHGRTFGVWTLLTCTLCFLCAFNLDNKPLYLVTFLSFVYAFGHFLTEYLIYQTMAISNLTTVGIFAGTSILWMLLQWNAHQRINIKRS from the exons atGGAGATGCTAGGATGGTGGTTGATGTTGGTGGGTTCGCTTAGATTGGCCTCGGTTTGGTTCGGATTCTTCGATATATGGGCCCTTCAACGAGCTGTTTTCTCCAAAACCACCA TGACTGAAATTCATGGAAGGACATTTGGAGTCTGGACGCTCTTGACTTGCACACTTTGTTTTCTTTGTGCATTTAACCTTGATAACAAGCCACTTTATCTGGTGACCTTTTTGTCATTTGTCTATGCATTTGGTCATTTCCTGACAGAATACCTAATATATCAGACAATGGCCATCTCAAATCTGACAACTGTTGGCATCTTTGCAG GGACGTCCATATTATGGATGTTGTTGCAGTGGAATGCTCACCAGCGGATCAACATCAAACGGTCTTGA
- the LOC127808105 gene encoding inositol-tetrakisphosphate 1-kinase 3-like isoform X1, with amino-acid sequence MRLKEEAEEEMVAQKYSGGFPRQTRDVVVGYALTSKKKRSFLQPKLEGLARNKGISFVAIDPNRPLYDQGPFDIVLHKLTGRKWQQILEDYRQTHPEVTVLDPPDAIQHVHNRQSMLQDVSDLNLSNAYGTVGVPRQLVIKKDRTSIPDAVKTAGLKLPLVAKPLVVDGTAKSHELSLAYDQHSLQILEPPLVLQEFVNHGGVLFKVYIVGEAIKVVRRFSLPDVSKLELSENAGIFRFPRVSCAAASADDADLDPSIAELPPQPLLERLARELRCRLGLRLFNLDMIREHGTQDHFYVIDINYFPGYGKMPEYEHIFTDFLLGLAQKNKFMKCTAKPVEELL; translated from the exons ATGAGGTTGAAGGAGGAGGCGGAGGAAGAGATGGTGGCGCAAAAGTACTCTGGAGGCTTTCCGCGCCAGACGAGGGATGTCGTGGTCGGCTACGCTCTTACCtccaagaagaagaggagcTTTTTGCAGCCCAAGCTTGAAGGCCTGGCTAG GAACAAGGGCATATCTTTTGTTGCTATTGATCCAAATAGACCCCTTTATGACCAAGGTCCTTTCGATATTGTTTTACACAAG TTAACGGGGAGGAAGTGGCAGCAGATTCTTGAG GATTATAGGCAAACGCATCCCGAAGTTACAGTTCTTGATCCACCAGATGCCATACAGCATGTGCACAATCGTCAGTCTATGCTTCAGGATGTTTCAGACTTGAACTTGTCCAATGCGTATG GCACAGTTGGTGTTCCAAGGCAATTGGTTATCAAAAAAGACCGGACATCTATCCCTGATGCAGTTAAAACAGCTGGGTTGAAGCTACCTCTTG TTGCAAAGCCTTTGGTGGTGGATGGAACTGCAAAATCACATGAACTGTCCCTGGCTTATGATCAGCACTCCCTCCAGATACTTGAACCTCCACTTGTTCTACAAGAGTTTGTTAACCATG gtggtgttctcttcaAGGTCTACATTGTTGGGGAAGCTATTAAAGTTGTCAGGCGTTTCTCTTTACCAGATGTTAGTAAACTCGAGCTATCAGAAAATGCTGGCATATTCCGCTTTCCAAGGGTTTCTTGTGCTGCAGCATCTGCCGATGATGCAGATCTGGACCCCAGCATTGCTG AGCTTCCTCCACAACCTTTGCTTGAGAGACTTGCTAGGGAACTTCGTTGTCGATTG GGTCTTCGGTTATTCAACTTGGATATGATTAGGGAGCATGGAACCCAAGACCACTTCTATGTCATTGACATCAACTATTTCCCTG GGTATGGTAAAATGCCAGAATATGAGCACATATTTACAGATTTCCTCTTGGGTCTGGCCCAAAAAAACAAGTTCATGAAATGCACTGCTAAACCCGTTGAAGAGCTGTTGTGA
- the LOC127808105 gene encoding inositol-tetrakisphosphate 1-kinase 3-like isoform X2 — translation MNHDLIIEVEASRFEQDYRQTHPEVTVLDPPDAIQHVHNRQSMLQDVSDLNLSNAYGTVGVPRQLVIKKDRTSIPDAVKTAGLKLPLVAKPLVVDGTAKSHELSLAYDQHSLQILEPPLVLQEFVNHGGVLFKVYIVGEAIKVVRRFSLPDVSKLELSENAGIFRFPRVSCAAASADDADLDPSIAELPPQPLLERLARELRCRLGLRLFNLDMIREHGTQDHFYVIDINYFPGYGKMPEYEHIFTDFLLGLAQKNKFMKCTAKPVEELL, via the exons ATGAATCATGACCTGATAATTGAGGTTGAAGCCTCAAGATTCGAGCAA GATTATAGGCAAACGCATCCCGAAGTTACAGTTCTTGATCCACCAGATGCCATACAGCATGTGCACAATCGTCAGTCTATGCTTCAGGATGTTTCAGACTTGAACTTGTCCAATGCGTATG GCACAGTTGGTGTTCCAAGGCAATTGGTTATCAAAAAAGACCGGACATCTATCCCTGATGCAGTTAAAACAGCTGGGTTGAAGCTACCTCTTG TTGCAAAGCCTTTGGTGGTGGATGGAACTGCAAAATCACATGAACTGTCCCTGGCTTATGATCAGCACTCCCTCCAGATACTTGAACCTCCACTTGTTCTACAAGAGTTTGTTAACCATG gtggtgttctcttcaAGGTCTACATTGTTGGGGAAGCTATTAAAGTTGTCAGGCGTTTCTCTTTACCAGATGTTAGTAAACTCGAGCTATCAGAAAATGCTGGCATATTCCGCTTTCCAAGGGTTTCTTGTGCTGCAGCATCTGCCGATGATGCAGATCTGGACCCCAGCATTGCTG AGCTTCCTCCACAACCTTTGCTTGAGAGACTTGCTAGGGAACTTCGTTGTCGATTG GGTCTTCGGTTATTCAACTTGGATATGATTAGGGAGCATGGAACCCAAGACCACTTCTATGTCATTGACATCAACTATTTCCCTG GGTATGGTAAAATGCCAGAATATGAGCACATATTTACAGATTTCCTCTTGGGTCTGGCCCAAAAAAACAAGTTCATGAAATGCACTGCTAAACCCGTTGAAGAGCTGTTGTGA